One window of the Trypanosoma brucei gambiense DAL972 chromosome 3, complete sequence genome contains the following:
- a CDS encoding T. brucei spp.-specific protein has translation MRAYVCIINSLSLLIFPVASLFSLYVTGFFILEVGLFLSFSLDFFYRPLPWPVEDVEISNNSGELVACVCLNGGHRYLTHTENNCAVVAVLLVTLK, from the coding sequence ATGCGCGCGTATGTCTGTATTATTaattctctctccctcctaATCTTTCCAGTTGCCTCACTTTTCTCGCTATATGTAACTGGGTTCTTCATTTTGGAAGTCggactttttctttctttttctttggattttttttaccgTCCTTTGCCCTGGCCCGTGGAAGATGTGGAAATATCAAATAATTCTGGTGAGCTTGTGGCGTGTGTTTGCTTAAATGGGGGACACAGGTATTTGACTCACACGGAAAATAATTGCGCAGTAGTGGCTGTTCTACTGGTGACGCTCAAGTGA
- a CDS encoding peroxin 7, putative: MPSFVLHPGFAGHSLRCNPWQPTQFLVTASEHFGVAGSGKVYVVNTSQGLQPHSPVQLVGCWGTSDAAFDACFSEVDRDLVAVACGDGVKLYSLQQSFNRDGVMPVAHSTEHRAEVVGVAWCRDAFLSCSWDGAVKLWKAATPQVSFMTFHEHLKEVYEVSCSTFNPASFLSCSGDGTWRLWDSRSPRSVLTQIGHGHQPILSIDFNKQDNSIFATGGVDRTVHLWDARRPQRPLTVLPGHDNACRRVRFSPHSRTLLASSGYDCRVCLWDLNQPQRPLTARYAHHREFVVGLQWSLATPNALASVSWDGSAFFWTNGQPLTPSPSSQPLPPAIPPPRVRPPRPKGVPDISPLPLTVPPVR; encoded by the coding sequence ATGCCTTCATTTGTTCTCCACCCCGGATTTGCGGGACACAGTCTTCGGTGTAACCCATGGCAACCAACGCAATTCTTGGTGACGGCGTCAGAACATTTCGGTGTTGCTGGCAGCGGGAAGGTATATGTTGTGAACACCTCACAGGGGCTGCAACCACATTCACCTGTGCAGCTTGTTGGTTGCTGGGGGACAAGTGACGCGGCTTTTGACGCTTGCTTCAGTGAGGTCGATCGTGACCTCGTGGCAGTGGCATGTGGAGACGGTGTGAAGTTGTATAGCCTCCAGCAGTCCTTCAACCGTGACGGGGTCATGCCGGTCGCACATTCAACAGAGCATCGCGCTGAAGTTGTTGGAGTTGCGTGGTGTCGTGATGCGTTTCTTTCCTGCAGTTGGGATGGGGCTGTGAAACTCTGGAAGGCTGCGACTCCCCAGGTTTCTTTTATGACATTCCACGAACACTTGAAGGAGGTTTATGAGGTGTCCTGCAGCACCTTTAACCCTGCGTCGTTTCTTTCATGCTCTGGGGACGGGACATGGAGGTTGTGGGACTCTCGTTCTCCACGGTCGGTTTTGACGCAAATTGGTCACGGGCACCAGCCCATCCTCAGTATTGATTTTAATAAGCAGGACAACAGTATCTTTGCTACTGGTGGTGTTGATCGCACAGTCCATTTGTGGGATGCGCGTCGACCGCAACGGCCCCTTACAGTGTTGCCCGGCCACGATAACGCGTGCCGACGGGTTCGCTTCTCCCCTCATTCGCGCACATTGCTCGCTTCCTCCGGCTACGACTGccgtgtgtgcttgtgggaCCTCAACCAACCACAGCGGCCGCTTACTGCCCGTTATGCCCATCACCGGGAGTTTGTTGTTGGCCTCCAGTGGTCACTCGCTACTCCCAATGCATTAGCTTCCGTGTCATGGGACGGCAGCGCATTCTTTTGGACAAATGGCCAGCCGCTTACGCCGTCACCCTCTTCCCAACCGCTTCCACCTGCCATCCCACCGCCACGCGTTCGGCCTCCTCGCCCAAAAGGTGTCCCCGACATTTCTCCGCTCCCGCTTACCGTGCCCCCAGTCAGGTAG
- a CDS encoding T. brucei spp.-specific protein: MRRWRSLSRRHVSQYDANSLMLVLLSLGSCACIAHSVCGCACVCVCVCVCVCGVIEGGEKGCRMFPCVYLSPFSHFEVYFRSFFLNTSSLPIFSYQLCIRLFLLKCLPFVCMRKNNLVTQAYILVYICVCAHVSCYFPVASLQRNGVRAHFFFSFSFSLSFFACLCLLYRVIPLLRILHY, from the coding sequence ATGCGCAGGTGGCGCTCGCTCTCCCGCCGGCATGTCTCCCAGTATGATGCCAATAGTTTGATGTTGGTTCTTCTTTCGTTAGGCTCGTGTGCGTGCATTGCTCACAGTGTGTGCggatgtgcatgtgtgtgtgtgtgtgtgtgtgtgtgcgtgtgtggagtaattgaaggaggggaaaagggatgCCGAATGTTTCCATGTGTTTATTTGTCTCCGTTTTCTCACTTTGAGGTTTACTTCCGGTCTTTCTTCCTCAATACGTCGAGTCTTCCCATCTTTTCTTATCAGTTGTgtattcgtttgtttttgttgaagtgccttccttttgtttgcatgagaaaaaataatctGGTGACTCAGGCATATATActagtatatatatgtgtgtgtgcgcatgTCAGTTGCTACTTCCCTGTTGCTTCTCTGCAACGTAACGGAGTTCGGgcgcatttctttttttctttctctttctctctctctttctttgccTGCCTTTGCCTGCTATACCGCgtcattccccttcttcgtATTTTGCACTACTAA
- a CDS encoding elongation factor ts, putative: MLFRTIRHFDLRRPTLMELVRELRFRTEAPIADCCAALKEANENMDRALEVLRNKGLAKAVKKGSRVTEHGSVVACVGETFGAAIVTVCSETDFAARSLQFQRVCGTVMETLRTQIISTEGTALDDCAAVHRLLTDAAAEQIQATIAVLGENVTIKSIQPLRFAPHVAEHISIGAYTHGTLSVQNVGRVAGVVAVSRTDPSARVPEETLVDVARHFVACSGAEGSYAHQNFFGTEETVGQWLKRHGLRFSSSLVVDFGKEPIIHTAPQPVAGTR, from the coding sequence ATGTTGTTTCGTACGATTCGGCACTTTGACCTCCGCAGACCGACTCTTATGGAATTGGTGAGGGAGCTTCGTTTCCGCACGGAGGCACCAATCGCCGACTGCTGCGCAGCGCTAAAGGAGGCAAATGAGAACATGGATAGGGCACTGGAAGTGCTTCGTAACAAGGGGCTCGCGAAGGCTGTAAAAAAGGGATCGCGTGTAACTGAGCATGGCAGTGTCGTAGCATGCGTGGGGGAAACATTTGGTGCCGCCATTGTGACTGTGTGTAGCGAGACGGACTTCGCGGCTCGCAGTCTCCAATTTCAGCGCGTGTGTGGGACCGTAATGGAAACGCTTCGCACACAGATCATTTCCACGGAAGGAACGGCCCTCGATGACTGTGCTGCGGTTCATCGCCTTCTTACTGACGCTGCGGCGGAGCAGATTCAGGCAACCATTGCGGTGTTGGGTGAAAATGTCACTATCAAGTCGATCCAACCCTTGCGATTTGCTCCTCATGTTGCTGAGCACATTTCCATTGGTGCCTACACTCACGGGACGCTTTCTGTACAGAATGTCGGCCGTGTTGCTGGTGTTGTCGCAGTGAGCCGTACTGACCCTTCAGCTCGAGTACCCGAGGAGACACTAGTTGATGTGGCACGGCATTTTGTGGCATGCAGCGGAGCGGAGGGAAGCTACGCTCACCAAAACTTTTTTGGAACAGAGGAAACCGTTGGGCAGTGGTTGAAGCGACACGGCCTTCGCTTCAGCAGCAGTTTAGTGGTGGATTTTGGCAAAGAGCCCATTATTCATACGGCCCCTCAGCCGGTGGCAGGAACAAggtaa
- a CDS encoding FG-GAP repeat protein, putative: MISPHDIELVGREIASVSSTFPRCLVVYPLGKKNKQRLGIGERDGVVSSFSVGKGNERSVAFSTPPRSHPISCMTLYDDQVFFVHGSKLVAYSRKGREFFAFDTNVTETPHTIFVSTPFIIICGSFMVTGFCEATELGFYMAPDHINAMVAFIAPSAQKRSSVTFSDYRCVIGCSDRVVRMLCDNKLLSELSCEAAISALCVSETQNAVYYGTEAGSLGCLDFCKSNVILTRVFSYIPSDAQPSVTALTVRDINSDSKEEVVVGRLDGSVQVFFVDKGEESDELTPVCIWSGCVDGRVLTIETGFVTHSQMLDVIVHSFSGKITAFTVKEVERVPKGETVPMELIEDSVDEQIEAMEREIERLRQELMDTTQELARCTGSTVVNAPVLAVSSTFTSKCTISQQAESPALLLTIESDTPLDNIVLHSDVELHFLQSVGVTMVEQAVGPENNPCGVTRAILRPLREHMYGCSVRFWVEDGRLGTVKLTLLAAPAPRTAQVKTVMLRPLPLFSRVGCSDVADDNDHDSVEVTDPSAAQSVLEVEGDFTARDMHSWLQRMLPGTPELYRANQATLHYENVFFHSIIKVEYGDRRAAFFTGSLVALSAIKCFLTSCGLERSLEVKVVVSLHDNALQCELQHIATRVAACNKVVSDVQLIEAIREMQGDCEGCDMSFLLEERNRLLAEPEVVEKDRSRALQNKEYLQRFLLRLYNGASDIMPRPPKATSAVGEALGAACNCGDATALLAELRRIFRC; encoded by the coding sequence ATGATTAGCCCCCATGATATTGAATTAGTTGGACGAGAAATTGCATCAGTGTCGTCAACATTCCCGAGATGTTTGGTCGTATATCCGTTGGGCAAGAAGAATAAGCAGCGATTAGGGATCGGTGAGAGGGATGGTGTTGTGTCCTCCTTTTCTGTGGGCAAAGGAAACGAGAGGTCGGTGGCTTTTAGTACGCCACCTCGGAGCCATCCAATAAGCTGCATGACGCTGTATGATGACCAAGTTTTCTTCGTGCATGGTAGTAAGTTGGTTGCGTACTCGAGAAAAGGTCGCGAGTTCTTTGCGTTTGATACAAATGTGACGGAGACGCCTCATACTATCTTTGTGTCCACCCCTTTTATCATAATATGTGGAAGTTTCATGGTCACTGGATTTTGTGAAGCAACGGAGCTTGGCTTTTACATGGCCCCAGACCACATAAACGCTATGGTGGCGTTCATTGCACCCTCCGCACAGAAGCGATCTTCTGTTACTTTTAGTGACTATCGCTGTGTTATTGGATGTAGTGACCGTGTCGTTCGTATGCTGTGTGATAACAAACTTTTATCGGAGCTAAGCTGTGAGGCCGCAATCTCAGCATTGTGCGTGAGTGAAACGCAGAATGCAGTATACTATGGCACTGAGGCGGGCTCACTGGGTTGTCTGGACTTTTGTAAGAGTAACGTAATACTAACACGGGTTTTCAGTTATATCCCTAGCGACGCACAGCCGTCCGTAACCGCATTGACGGTGCGTGACATCAACTCTGACTCGAAGGAAGAGGTGGTTGTTGGTAGGTTAGATGGCTCAGTGCAAGTCTTTTTCGTTGACAAGGGTGAGGAAAGCGACGAGCTGACACCGGTCTGCATTTGGTCAGGCTGCGTTGATGGTCGTGTGCTTACCATAGAGACTGGTTTCGTGACACATTCTCAGATGCTTGACGTGATTGTTCACTCTTTCAGTGGGAAAATCACTGCCTTCACAGTTAAGGAGGTGGAGCGTGTTCCGAAAGGAGAAACAGTACCTATGGAACTAATCGAGGACTCCGTTGACGAACAAATTGAGGCTATGGAGAGGGAGATTGAGAGGCTCAGACAAGAGCTAATGGATACTACGCAAGAGCTGGCGAGGTGCACGGGTTCAACTGTCGTCAATGCCCCTGTATTGGCTGTTTCCTCCACCTTCACTTCGAAGTGTACAATATCCCAACAGGCGGAATCTCCGGCGCTTTTGTTGACGATCGAGTCCGACACCCCGCTAGACAATATCGTCCTGCATAGTGACGTCGAGTTGCACTTTCTTCAGTCGGTGGGGGTTACAATGGTTGAACAGGCAGTTGGACCCGAAAATAATCCATGCGGAGTAACCCGGGCTATTCTTCGACCGCTGCGGGAACACATGTACGGCTGCTCGGTCAGGTTTTGGGTGGAAGACGGACGGCTGGGTACCGTAAAACTCACTCTTTTGGCCGCCCCGGCACCCCGGACAGCGCAAGTAAAGACTGTTATGCTGAGACCACTGCCGCTCTTTTCGCGCGTCGGTTGTAGTGATGTTGCTGACGACAATGATCATGATAGTGTGGAGGTTACGGACCCTTCGGCTGCTCAATCCGTGCTGGAGGTGGAGGGTGACTTCACCGCAAGGGACATGCATAGCTGGCTGCAGCGGATGCTCCCAGGGACACCCGAGTTATATCGGGCAAATCAGGCAACACTACACTACGAAAACGTCTTTTTTCACAGCATCATCAAAGTAGAGTATGGTGACAGGCGTGCGGCATTCTTTACTGGTTCATTGGTTGCGTTGTCCGCCATCAAATGCTTTTTGACGAGCTGCGGATTGGAGCGGTCCTTAGAGGTGAAGGTTGTCGTGTCCCTCCACGATAACGCATTGCAATGTGAGCTACAACATATAGCAACGCGTGTTGCTGCTTGTAATAAGGTTGTCAGTGATGTCCAGTTAATTGAAGCCATTCGTGAGATGCAAGGCGACTGCGAAGGGTGCGACATGAGTTTTCTATTGGAGGAGCGCAATCGACTTCTCGCTGAGCCTGAGGTTGTTGAGAAGGATCGCTCACGGGCCTTGCAGAATAAGGAGTACTTGCAGCGTTTCCTCCTACGCCTGTATAACGGTGCATCAGACATAATGCCCCGCCCACCCAAAGCCACATCCGCTGTAGGAGAGGCGCTAGGGGCGGCCTGCAACTGCGGGGACGCCACTGCGCTATTGGCGGAGCTTCGGCgtatttttcgttgttaa
- a CDS encoding RNA-binding protein, putative, translating into MRGRGRGSMRFFGDRGGMERGAGSFRGRGGSRSMGGRGFSRGAGTSRGGNNTGYTTTKHNEPLDGSGRNSKTDNNKFSTNDKSIAGKAVDKRPVPSQTQRVVTTVTENGTELPKKLNTKVFVDGLPYENEVKSSSLSVEEELMQFVIAWKVGKPLRLIKKDGQGFGFLVFQSPHSVDVAVRVLNGRKFLGRSLRVEVPKPRDMEGAGGPYGANDSGKCSYARQVLLSDLAKVAQPEIIREILRDVAPQLEKRLDSIKMTSKNRKAFLTFQSSEDVEAAVKFLDGFSMFGRRISAAQAAAPGSLPYSKAPIRSTALHAAEGVLVGDGDADMVAAAGPNHGDEGELVVPLGLDVPPANRPVKGMEKRKPAPAAAAKPNVLPSNITGVTEKYNLLDNGPAEVFVGNLGEDVTEEQLKAHFSVCGKINSCKIIVNKNTRLPTGIASIVFAIPAYAAYAQKHMHGSCLRGHVLRVDRGEEASAPLVSELPPRDDEETIDEDGYMEHFGVTNKKEYFKGTSFEEKPGCGKKRARDSEAGGEKRKGKGKKNKGEPPKKASSPKTSHGCGTNGSHHSRGDDDDDDDEEHFFDVDEGDNVRAKPTGKQKNTKKGAPVPPKGVKKKGKGKKSS; encoded by the coding sequence ATGcgaggaagagggagaggTTCAATGCGGTTCTTTGGTGACCGAGGCGGGATGGAGCGCGGGGCGGGATCGTTTCGTGGGAGAGGCGGCAGCCGCAGTATGGGGGGAAGAGGATTTTCACGTGGTGCTGGCACAAGCAGAGGAGGCAATAACACGGGTTATACGACCACAAAGCACAACGAACCATTGGATGGTAGTGGTCGTAACAGCAAAACTGACAACAATAAATTCAGCACTAACGACAAAAGCATCGCCGGAAAGGCAGTTGACAAGCGCCCTGTGCCGAGTCAGACCCAGCGCGTTGTAACCACGGTGACAGAAAATGGTACGGAGTTACCGAAAAAACTCAACACCAAGGTGTTTGTTGATGGTCTGCCATACGAAAACGAGGTGAAGTCGAGCTCGCTGAgtgtggaggaggagttGATGCAGTTTGTGATTGCATGGAAGGTGGGAAAGCCACTGCGCCTCATCAAGAAGGACGGACAGGGTTTTGGGTTCCTTGTTTTCCAATCTCCGCACAGCGTGGATGTTGCAGTGCGGGTTTTGAATGGCCGCAAATTCCTTGGGCGTTCACTGCGAGTGGAGGTGCCGAAACCGAGGGATATGGAAGGTGCTGGGGGACCTTATGGTGCCAATGATTCCGGGAAGTGCAGTTATGCCCGACAAGTTCTTCTTTCAGACTTAGCTAAGGTAGCACAACCGGAGATTATCCGAGAGATTCTGAGGGACGTGGCACCCCAGTTAGAGAAGCGCTTGGATTCAATAAAGATGACCTCCAAGAATCGGAAAGCTTTCTTGACCTTCCAGTCCTCCGAGGACGTCGAGGCTGCCGTGAAGTTCCTTGATGGGTTTTCTATGTTCGGTCGTCGTATCAGCGCAGCGCAGGCTGCAGCGCCGGGGTCATTACCGTATTCCAAGGCCCCCATTCGCAGTACCGCACTTCATGCCGCCGAAGGTGTGCTGGTGGGAGACGGTGACGCCGATATGGTTGCGGCCGCCGGGCCCAATCACGGGGATGAGGGTGAATTAGTCGTGCCTTTGGGCCTCGATGTTCCTCCGGCAAACAGACCAGTGAAGGGAATGGAGAAGCGGAAGCCTGCGCCCGCCGCAGCTGCAAAGCCCAATGTGCTTCCCAGCAACATCACTGGTGTGACGGAAAAATATAACTTACTTGACAATGGTCCTGCAGAGGTGTTTGTTGGAAATTTAGGTGAAGACGTGACGGAAGAACAACTGAAGGCCCACTTTTCGGTCTGTGGGAAAATAAACAGCTGCAAAATTATCGTGAATAAGAACACCAGGTTGCCCACGGGTATTGCAAGTATCGTATTCGCTATCCCTGCTTATGCTGCATATGCGCAGAAACATATGCATGGCTCCTGCCTCCGTGGGCACGTTCTTCGGGTGGATCGTGGTGAAGAGGCCAGCGCCCCACTCGTCTCGGAGTTGCCGCCGCGGGATGATGAGGAAACAATTGACGAGGACGGTTACATGGAGCATTTCGGTGttacaaacaagaaagagtACTTCAAGGGCACGTCATTCGAAGAGAAACCCGGCTGTGGGAAGAAGAGGGCGAGGGACAGCGAAGCAGGCGGTGAGAAGCGAAAGGGCAAGGGTAAGAAGAATAAAGGTGAACCTCCGAAAAAAGCATCGTCGCCGAAAACCTCACATGGCTGCGGCACAAATGGGAGTCACCACTCTCgcggtgatgatgacgacgacGACGACGAGGAGCATTTCTTCGATGTTGATGAGGGTGATAACGTTCGGGCAAAGCCCAcagggaaacaaaagaacacCAAGAAGGGAGCTCCCGTTCCCCCGAagggagtgaaaaaaaaggggaaggggaagaaatcTTCTTAG
- a CDS encoding flagellar radial spoke protein-like, putative, with the protein MASLTDDDIRVSPLWEHMKKVLLQVVQQQPSCALEAVVPASLTVQTGTSVPPRVTTEFGDHRPKVVNTVPPDALENLRWASSFGTALVPPKPRRKPQEDEEDMIPEDIEEEEEEVLGEVGDVVAEQAIFNSVGEGLPPEEAFRLVVGMKQLMRTEPLANVRFWGKFYGSVGDYYIVETKIDPNRIPEEGDEDGFDEVDEEEDGEPVENIADVLFAHGPKAHADTGVESSGTGLNEFVYYAANTTDPTRWARLPDVTPTQIIAARLIRRGFTGDLEATVDTHPRFPGCEKHYVRAQIARINCTCRVAPIDMYTTEGAVPVEEDEDGNLLPPPATVPAYSVLPPLIPQEVPDEEDAEAIEPVKSWFYGYRDDELLQGKYWVHIAPTLLLNGRTVASEQETAGDDDGRGGEVDHSEKIHPFLCEVSRDEPLRYTCHSRSQLPAWSFRKAFHDESSKKRTYVARSCLWPGAYTYVVTELGKPGSSFQSVYIGSGLKSLQGVNYAPKLPPRCLVEYPEVDLLLQRDGTLDDELEYAPPPPKPEDAGEDEEEYD; encoded by the coding sequence ATGGCTAGTCTCACAGATGATGACATCCGGGTATCGCCATTATGGGAACATATGAAGAAGGTTCTGCTGCAAGTTGTTCAGCAGCAGCCGAGTTGTGCATTGGAGGCGGTTGTCCCGGCATCGCTAACTGTACAAACGGGTACCTCCGTGCCACCTCGAGTTACCACAGAATTTGGTGACCACAGACCCAAAGTTGTGAACACCGTCCCGCCTGATGCTTTGGAGAATCTCCGATGGGCCTCAAGTTTTGGGACAGCGTTGGTGCCGCCGAAGCCACGCCGTAAGCCACAAGAAGATGAGGAAGACATGATTCCGGAAGACatcgaggaggaggaggaggaagtgcTCGGAGAGGTTGGGGACGTGGTGGCAGAGCAGGCGATATTTAATTCGGTTGGCGAGGGTTTACCTCCTGAAGAGGCCTTCCGACTAGTTGTTGGCATGAAGCAGCTGATGCGCACGGAGCCGCTTGCAAACGTACGCTTCTGGGGTAAATTTTACGGCAGCGTTGGGGATTATTACATCGTGGAGACGAAGATTGACCCCAACCGTATCCCTGAGGAGGGTGATGAGGACGGGTTCGATGAggtggatgaggaggaggacggTGAGCCAGTCGAGAATATTGCCGATGTATTGTTTGCCCATGGGCCTAAGGCTCATGCCGACACCGGCGTGGAATCTTCGGGAACCGGTTTGAACGAGTTTGTATACTATGCTGCCAACACCACTGACCCTACACGATGGGCTCGGCTTCCTGACGTGACCCCAACACAAATCATCGCCGCCCGTCTTATCCGCCGCGGGTTCACAGGTGATCTAGAGGCCACTGTTGACACACACCCGCGGTTCCCTGGCTGCGAGAAACACTATGTTCGTGCTCAGATCGCCCGCATCAACTGCACTTGCCGAGTTGCGCCAATTGATATGTACACAACGGAGGGTGCCGTACCGgttgaagaggatgaagacgGCAACTTGCTGCCTCCGCCGGCTACCGTACCGGCGTACTCCGTGCTTCCCCCTTTAATTCCGCAGGAAGTTCCTGATGAGGAGGATGCCGAAGCTATTGAGCCCGTGAAGTCATGGTTTTATGGTTACCGTGACGATGAGTTGCTTCAGGGAAAATATTGGGTTCACATCGCGCCCACATTACTTCTGAATGGTCGCACTGTTGCATCTGAGCAGGAGACGGCTGGCGACGATGAtgggagaggaggggaggtTGACCACAGTGAGAAGATTCATCCATTTCTGTGTGAGGTGAGTCGTGATGAACCCCTGCGATACACGTGTCACAGTCGTAGCCAACTCCCTGCATGGTCTTTCCGCAAAGCATTTCACGATGAAAGCAGTAAGAAGCGAACATACGTAGCCCGCTCATGTCTGTGGCCTGGCGCCTACACATACGTTGTTACGGAGCTGGGGAAGCCTGGTAGTAGTTTCCAGAGCGTTTATATTGGTTCTGGATTGAAGAGTCTGCAGGGTGTCAATTACGCCCCGAAACTTCCCCCGCGCTGCCTTGTCGAGTACCCGGAGGTCGATTTGCTCCTACAGCGCGATGGCACGTTGGATGATGAGCTCGAAtatgcaccaccaccaccaaagcCTGAAGATGCTggggaagatgaagaagaatatgattag
- a CDS encoding T. brucei spp.-specific protein encodes MSTGHSGVRHHIEIAIVITIIIIMTVDVGITSGKESGLHVPLGYTFNWIIDRIYCCARLQVLHKCRGKYSPTVCSKMGVVCRFPICSYILIGISLGQFP; translated from the coding sequence ATGTCAACTGGTCACTCAGGTGTCAGACATCATATTGAAATAGCgatagtaataacaataataataataatgacagtTGATGTTGGTATAACCTCTGGGAAAGAGAGTGGATTGCATGTACCGCTCGGCTATACATTCAACTGGATTATTGATAGAATTTATTGTTGTGCGCGGCTGCAAGTTTTGCATAAGTGTCGTGGGAAATATTCTCCAACTGTTTGCTCAAAAATGGGAGTGGTGTGCAGGTTTCCTATTTGCTCATACATCCTTATTGGTATTTCTCTCGGCCAATTTCCCTGA
- a CDS encoding Golgi vesicular membrane trafficking protein,putative, translating to MQPQSSLFRARAQAHGEARPNGTGALTENAVAENDQIMSALLSDVRAVKKNFTSMGVEVRRQNSFLDSLQDTFGRTRARLNRTMRYLNLPELTSAKHMWVLFVFVFVVLVLIYIMLKSR from the coding sequence ATGCAGCCGCAGAGCTCCCTTTTCCGCGCGCGGGCCCAAGCGCATGGCGAGGCCCGTCCAAATGGTACTGGCGCACTGACTGAAAATGCCGTGGCGGAGAATGATCAGATTATGTCCGCATTGCTTAGTGACGTGAGGGCtgtaaagaaaaacttcACCTCCATGGGCGTCGAGGTGCGGCGACAGAATTCTTTTTTAGACTCACTTCAAGATACATTTGGACGTACGCGCGCGCGCTTAAACCGTACGATGAGGTACTTGAACCTGCCGGAACTCACAAGTGCGAAACATATGTGGGTGCTTTTCGTGTTCGTGTTTGTCGTCCTTGTGCTGATATATATAATGCTGAAGTCCCGGTGA